A genome region from bacterium includes the following:
- a CDS encoding AMP-binding protein — protein MDRQPIVWKASDAEVARSRTVDFMARHGIDTYEDLVERSIADPEWFWEAAIGYLRVPFSEPYHTLVDTSDGIQFPRWFSGGEINLSEVCVDRWVVQDPERTALVAEREDGAQRSYSFGELLEMVERAAGALAEAGVGKGDTVAGYLPMIPEAVVSMLAAARIGAIYVPIFSGFGTEAVASRLEASQPAVMVTADGYTRRGNPIGMKETADRAIEAAGVAPNVIVVSNVGRPDTPWTAGRDRWWEESIETAARLGAVATGSEDPVLLAYTSGTTGKPKGVVHVHGGLAVKLAVEGAFQFEIAPADRVMWMTDLGWIMGPWMVVAGLSNGASLGCYDGAPDYPTPGRTWQLVETLGITVLGISPTLIRALQPHGAHHAAACDLSALRAIGSTGEPWNPDPWWWLFREVGGERVPIINISGGTEIGACLLSVNMLQGIKPTSLGGPALGMAVDVYDEKGHPLRGDVGELVCSKAWPGMTRGFWGSDDRYLDTYWNRWPDIWVHGDWASVDEDGFWYLHGRSDDTLSIAGKRIGPAEIESAAVAHPGVVMAAAIGVPHPVKGEAIAIYAVPTAGTDHSPELVEAISGQVVDHLGKAFRPMAVELVDDLPRTRSAKIMRRVVRARALGQEPGDLTSLENPAAVDAINRLKV, from the coding sequence ATGGACAGGCAACCGATCGTCTGGAAGGCCTCCGATGCGGAGGTGGCCCGCTCACGCACCGTCGACTTCATGGCCCGCCACGGGATCGACACCTACGAGGACCTGGTCGAACGCTCCATCGCCGATCCAGAGTGGTTCTGGGAGGCCGCCATCGGCTATCTGCGCGTCCCCTTCTCGGAGCCCTATCACACCCTGGTCGATACCAGCGACGGGATCCAGTTTCCCCGGTGGTTCTCGGGCGGGGAGATCAACCTCTCGGAGGTGTGCGTGGATCGCTGGGTGGTGCAGGATCCCGAGCGGACCGCGCTGGTGGCGGAGCGGGAGGACGGAGCCCAGCGGAGCTACAGCTTCGGCGAGTTGCTGGAGATGGTGGAGCGGGCGGCCGGCGCCCTGGCGGAGGCCGGCGTCGGCAAGGGCGACACGGTGGCCGGCTACCTCCCGATGATCCCCGAGGCCGTGGTCTCGATGCTGGCGGCCGCCCGGATCGGCGCCATCTACGTGCCGATCTTCTCGGGATTCGGTACCGAGGCGGTCGCCTCCAGGCTCGAAGCCTCGCAACCCGCGGTGATGGTGACCGCCGACGGATACACCCGCCGGGGCAATCCGATCGGAATGAAGGAGACGGCCGACCGGGCCATCGAGGCGGCGGGCGTCGCGCCCAACGTGATCGTGGTCTCGAACGTGGGGCGACCGGACACACCCTGGACAGCAGGACGGGACCGTTGGTGGGAGGAGTCGATCGAGACCGCCGCCCGCCTGGGCGCGGTCGCTACCGGCAGCGAGGATCCGGTACTGCTGGCCTATACCTCGGGCACCACGGGGAAACCCAAGGGGGTGGTCCATGTTCACGGTGGTCTGGCCGTCAAGCTGGCGGTGGAGGGCGCCTTCCAGTTCGAAATAGCGCCAGCAGACCGGGTGATGTGGATGACCGACCTGGGCTGGATCATGGGGCCTTGGATGGTGGTGGCCGGCCTGAGCAACGGCGCTTCCCTGGGCTGCTACGACGGCGCCCCCGACTACCCGACGCCCGGGCGCACCTGGCAGCTGGTCGAGACGCTGGGTATCACGGTCCTGGGCATATCCCCCACCCTGATCCGCGCCCTCCAGCCCCACGGCGCCCACCATGCCGCCGCGTGCGACCTGTCGGCTCTCCGGGCCATCGGCTCGACCGGCGAGCCGTGGAATCCGGACCCGTGGTGGTGGCTGTTCCGGGAGGTCGGGGGCGAGCGGGTGCCCATCATCAACATCTCGGGCGGGACCGAGATCGGGGCCTGCCTGCTCTCGGTAAACATGCTCCAAGGCATCAAGCCCACCTCTCTGGGCGGTCCGGCTCTCGGCATGGCGGTCGACGTGTACGACGAGAAAGGACACCCCCTGAGGGGCGACGTCGGTGAGCTGGTGTGTTCAAAGGCGTGGCCCGGCATGACCCGGGGCTTCTGGGGCAGTGACGACCGGTACCTCGACACCTACTGGAACCGCTGGCCGGACATCTGGGTGCACGGCGACTGGGCATCGGTGGACGAGGACGGCTTCTGGTACCTGCACGGACGTTCGGACGACACGCTCAGCATCGCCGGCAAGCGGATCGGCCCGGCGGAGATCGAATCGGCCGCGGTTGCCCATCCCGGCGTGGTGATGGCGGCGGCCATCGGCGTGCCGCATCCCGTCAAGGGCGAGGCCATCGCGATATACGCCGTGCCTACGGCCGGGACCGACCACAGCCCGGAACTTGTGGAAGCCATCTCCGGCCAGGTGGTGGACCATCTGGGCAAGGCCTTCCGGCCGATGGCGGTCGAGCTGGTCGACGACCTGCCGCGAACCCGGTCGGCCAAGATCATGCGCCGGGTGGTGCGAGCCCGGGCCCTGGGTCAGGAACCAGGCGACCTGACCAGCCTCGAGAACCCCGCCGCCGTGGATGCCATCAATCGCCTCAAGGTCTAA
- a CDS encoding AI-2E family transporter — MEHDGSRKHDGMPPWVPRVIVLVVLAFLGTYLLVWSIIRLRSFLLALLLSLFASFALEPGVDFLARRGWRRGLATSVVFAAAFVVGLVFAAVTFPPMVVEIASLISNIPGWLTDLSALLNDRFGLNLNLSNLSAGMLDLQGSFQTYATSVASGVLGVGAQAVNLLLQLFTMALFTFYLLADGPRFRRTVLSLVRPERQAEVSRIWEIAIRKTGGYVYSRALLALISAVFTYVFLLIVGVPYALALAVWVGVVSQFIPAVGTYLAALVPVLVALTVRPITAVVVIVGLVVYQQIENIVLSPRITARTMSLHPAVAFGSVLVGTSLLGVVGALVALPATAIIQAFISTYVEQHHVDEEHLGAASEQPAGVEGPPAGDGADS; from the coding sequence ATGGAGCACGACGGAAGCCGGAAGCACGACGGCATGCCGCCGTGGGTACCTCGTGTCATCGTGCTCGTGGTGCTGGCATTCCTCGGCACCTACCTCCTCGTGTGGTCGATCATCCGGCTGAGAAGTTTTCTCCTGGCGCTGCTGCTCTCCCTCTTCGCGTCCTTCGCGCTGGAGCCGGGTGTCGACTTCCTGGCCAGGCGGGGATGGCGCCGGGGATTGGCCACCAGCGTGGTGTTCGCGGCGGCCTTCGTGGTCGGTCTGGTGTTCGCGGCGGTCACGTTCCCGCCCATGGTGGTGGAGATCGCCTCCCTGATATCCAACATCCCCGGCTGGTTGACCGACCTGAGCGCCCTCCTGAACGACCGGTTCGGTCTCAACCTGAACCTCTCCAACTTGTCGGCCGGGATGCTCGACCTCCAGGGGTCGTTCCAGACCTACGCCACGTCCGTGGCCAGCGGCGTGCTCGGTGTGGGCGCGCAGGCCGTCAACCTGTTGCTCCAGCTGTTCACCATGGCGCTGTTCACCTTCTACCTGCTGGCGGACGGGCCCCGCTTCCGCAGGACGGTGCTGTCGCTGGTGCGTCCCGAGCGCCAGGCCGAGGTGAGCCGCATCTGGGAGATCGCGATCCGCAAGACCGGCGGCTACGTCTACTCCCGTGCCCTCCTGGCCCTGATCTCGGCGGTGTTCACCTACGTCTTCCTCCTGATCGTGGGGGTCCCGTACGCCCTGGCGCTGGCGGTGTGGGTTGGGGTGGTCAGCCAGTTCATCCCGGCTGTGGGTACCTACCTGGCCGCGCTGGTTCCGGTGCTGGTGGCCCTGACCGTGCGGCCCATCACCGCGGTGGTCGTGATCGTCGGGCTGGTGGTCTACCAGCAGATCGAGAACATCGTCCTCTCTCCCCGTATCACCGCCCGCACGATGTCGCTCCATCCCGCGGTGGCGTTCGGGTCGGTGCTGGTCGGTACCTCGCTCCTCGGCGTGGTCGGCGCGCTGGTGGCCCTTCCGGCAACCGCGATCATCCAGGCGTTCATCTCCACCTACGTCGAGCAGCACCACGTGGACGAGGAGCACCTCGGTGCGGCCTCTGAGCAGCCCGCGGGTGTCGAAGGGCCGCCCGCCGGAGACGGGGCGGACAGCTGA
- a CDS encoding Fic family protein, with translation MLFQPPAPDNAELEVVAAIDGVRHRLRYQLYEPRRWGGLLRRLLEADSIRASTGIEGHHVSRDDAVASVDRAERFDASDPDWAALAGYRDAMGYVIQMSDDPHFSYSDGLLRSLHYMMMQHDHDKLPGLYRPGPIFVGDYEGPASEMVPGLMRELAERLNEAGDKSPPIVQAGMAHLNLLMIHPFKDGNGRMARALHTLVMGRNGTLDPWFSSIEEYLGINTPRYYRVLAEVGGTGWAPERDARPWIRFVLGAHYHQAHSMEWRIEESNRVWATVDRVRAEAGLDERNMGSLFDAAEGYRVRRYRHVAYADTSERVASADLRKLVDLGLLRPVGERRGRYYLASEQFLSRVAEARTFRPQIPDPFGSV, from the coding sequence ATGTTGTTCCAGCCCCCTGCACCCGACAATGCGGAACTGGAGGTGGTCGCCGCGATCGATGGTGTCCGGCATCGCCTGCGATATCAACTGTACGAACCGCGCCGATGGGGTGGGCTACTCCGGAGGCTTCTGGAAGCCGACTCCATCCGGGCATCGACCGGCATCGAAGGCCATCATGTGAGCCGTGATGATGCGGTGGCGTCTGTGGATAGGGCCGAGCGGTTCGATGCATCCGACCCCGACTGGGCGGCTCTGGCCGGTTACCGGGATGCTATGGGATACGTCATCCAGATGAGCGACGATCCTCATTTCTCCTACAGTGACGGGTTGCTCCGCAGCCTCCACTACATGATGATGCAGCACGATCATGACAAGCTCCCTGGCCTGTACCGACCTGGTCCTATCTTCGTGGGTGACTACGAAGGTCCGGCTAGCGAGATGGTGCCCGGGCTGATGCGGGAACTCGCCGAGCGGCTCAACGAGGCCGGCGACAAGAGCCCACCGATCGTGCAGGCCGGAATGGCGCACCTCAACCTGCTGATGATCCATCCCTTCAAGGACGGGAACGGTCGGATGGCGCGCGCCCTACACACGCTGGTCATGGGCCGCAACGGCACGCTGGATCCCTGGTTCTCGAGCATCGAGGAGTATCTCGGGATCAACACGCCTCGCTACTACAGAGTGCTGGCCGAGGTGGGGGGGACCGGCTGGGCGCCGGAGCGCGATGCTCGACCCTGGATTCGGTTCGTCCTCGGCGCCCACTACCACCAGGCGCACTCGATGGAGTGGCGGATCGAGGAGTCGAACCGCGTGTGGGCAACCGTGGACCGGGTGCGTGCCGAGGCCGGCTTGGACGAACGGAACATGGGTTCGCTGTTCGACGCGGCGGAGGGGTACCGGGTGCGGCGGTATCGGCACGTCGCCTACGCCGACACAAGCGAGCGCGTGGCATCGGCCGATCTCAGGAAGCTGGTGGATCTCGGGCTGCTACGACCGGTGGGAGAGCGGCGGGGCCGCTACTACCTAGCGTCGGAGCAGTTCCTGTCGCGCGTGGCGGAGGCGCGAACGTTCCGACCACAGATACCCGACCCTTTCGGCTCGGTCTGA
- a CDS encoding maleylpyruvate isomerase family mycothiol-dependent enzyme, with protein MSAWIGSLRSEGRRMATVAAGLSLDDPVPTCPEWNVRQLLRHTGWVHRWAGTMVRDARPEPPGREDMLPGGWPPDGGLVDWFREGHARLVSALESAPDDLDCWTIMQMPDSRAFWARRQAHETAIHRVDAELVAGAVSGFDAEHAADGIDELMVFFISRPDRGPRAPEAKTLRVVATDAGRHWTVSFGPADSAGRAGGEGPVDCTVTGRASDLYLYLWNRIPPDDIRVEGRGDVLDYWSETSF; from the coding sequence GTGAGCGCCTGGATCGGGTCGCTGCGCTCCGAGGGCCGGCGCATGGCCACTGTGGCTGCCGGCCTGTCCCTGGATGATCCGGTGCCAACCTGTCCCGAGTGGAACGTGCGGCAGTTGTTGCGCCACACCGGCTGGGTGCACCGATGGGCGGGCACGATGGTCCGGGATGCCAGGCCGGAGCCTCCCGGCCGTGAGGATATGCTCCCCGGCGGCTGGCCCCCCGACGGAGGGCTGGTGGACTGGTTCCGGGAGGGTCACGCGCGGCTGGTGTCGGCCCTGGAGTCGGCCCCCGACGATCTCGACTGCTGGACCATCATGCAGATGCCCGACTCCCGGGCGTTCTGGGCGCGGCGCCAGGCCCACGAGACCGCCATCCATCGGGTTGACGCCGAGTTGGTCGCCGGCGCCGTCTCCGGATTCGATGCGGAACACGCCGCGGACGGGATCGACGAGTTGATGGTGTTCTTCATCTCGCGACCCGACCGCGGTCCGAGAGCTCCCGAGGCTAAGACCCTCAGGGTGGTCGCCACCGATGCGGGCCGTCACTGGACGGTCTCCTTCGGACCGGCCGACTCGGCCGGCCGTGCCGGGGGAGAGGGGCCGGTGGATTGCACCGTGACGGGCCGGGCCTCCGACCTGTACCTGTACCTCTGGAACCGGATCCCGCCCGATGACATCCGGGTGGAAGGCCGGGGCGACGTGCTCGACTACTGGAGCGAGACCTCGTTCTGA
- a CDS encoding thymidylate synthase: MQQYLSLLQEVRYEGTLKEDRTGVGTYSLFGRQLRFDLDRGFPLLTTKKVHLRSVVHELLWFLAGDSNVRYLQDNGVSIWDAWAHPGTGDLGPIYGVQWRSWTGADGRTIDQLSDVVDRIRTDPDSRRLVVSAWNVSDLPEMALPPCHVLFQFYVTHGRLSLQLYQRSADIFLGVPFNIASYSLLLMMVARVTGLRPGEFVHTFGDVHLYRNHVEQADAQLRRRPRPLPSLVLPERNDLFSYRYEDIRVIGYDPHPAIPAPVAV; this comes from the coding sequence ATGCAGCAGTATCTGAGCTTGCTGCAAGAGGTCAGGTACGAGGGAACCCTGAAGGAGGACCGTACCGGCGTCGGCACCTACAGCCTCTTCGGACGCCAACTCCGCTTCGACCTCGACAGGGGTTTCCCCCTGCTCACGACCAAGAAGGTCCACCTGCGCTCGGTGGTCCATGAGCTCCTGTGGTTCCTGGCCGGCGACTCCAACGTCCGGTATCTGCAGGACAACGGGGTGTCTATCTGGGACGCGTGGGCCCACCCGGGTACCGGCGACCTGGGTCCTATATACGGCGTGCAGTGGCGCAGCTGGACCGGCGCCGACGGCCGGACCATCGACCAGCTGTCAGACGTGGTGGACCGGATCCGTACCGACCCCGACTCCCGGCGGCTGGTCGTCTCGGCCTGGAACGTGTCCGACCTGCCGGAGATGGCGCTCCCTCCGTGCCACGTGCTGTTCCAGTTCTACGTGACCCACGGTCGCCTGAGCCTCCAGCTCTACCAGCGCAGCGCCGACATCTTTCTGGGAGTGCCCTTCAACATCGCCTCGTACTCGCTGCTCCTGATGATGGTGGCCAGGGTGACCGGCCTCCGTCCGGGAGAGTTCGTCCACACCTTCGGTGACGTGCACCTGTACAGGAACCATGTCGAGCAGGCCGATGCGCAGCTCCGGCGGCGGCCCAGGCCTCTCCCGTCGCTGGTCCTTCCCGAGCGGAACGACCTGTTCTCGTATCGCTACGAGGACATCCGCGTGATCGGCTACGACCCCCACCCGGCCATCCCGGCACCGGTGGCCGTCTGA
- a CDS encoding DUF2520 domain-containing protein, whose translation MKIVVVGPGRAGGSLAVAARAAGHELVGIFGRRTRHQPLAEHLGVRIRLIGEPMPEADLLVVAVRDDALPEVAATLSPPADRIRGAIHLSGLTSVRVLDPLREAGLVTGSFHPLQTLPGWEAGSRAFPGAFVGITAPDDWATELESFARSLGCRPFRVADDRKPLYHAAGGVAANYVSAALCVAEYMFTEAGVDPAAARPMVEQAVANAFDLGFRESLTGPISRGDLGTVRRQIEAVDRHAPDASEAFRVLTRLTAQLAGRVEVEEILQVTARPPGGSRSPGPVIEGGGSP comes from the coding sequence ATGAAGATCGTCGTGGTAGGCCCGGGACGGGCCGGTGGATCGCTGGCGGTGGCCGCTCGAGCCGCAGGTCACGAGTTGGTGGGTATCTTCGGCCGCCGGACCCGCCACCAGCCGCTGGCCGAACACCTCGGAGTCCGGATCCGCCTTATCGGAGAGCCGATGCCCGAGGCCGATCTGCTGGTGGTGGCGGTCCGGGACGATGCCCTTCCCGAGGTGGCCGCAACCCTGTCTCCGCCGGCGGACCGGATACGCGGCGCCATCCATCTCTCGGGCCTGACATCGGTCCGGGTCCTGGACCCGCTCCGCGAGGCCGGCCTGGTGACCGGCAGCTTCCACCCGCTGCAGACCTTGCCGGGCTGGGAGGCCGGATCGCGCGCCTTCCCAGGCGCCTTCGTCGGGATAACCGCCCCCGACGATTGGGCTACCGAGCTGGAGTCCTTCGCCCGGTCGCTCGGGTGCCGACCGTTCCGGGTGGCGGATGATCGCAAGCCGCTGTACCACGCGGCGGGAGGCGTGGCCGCCAACTACGTCTCGGCGGCGCTCTGCGTGGCGGAGTACATGTTCACGGAGGCCGGCGTCGATCCCGCGGCGGCCCGCCCGATGGTGGAACAGGCGGTTGCCAACGCCTTCGACCTGGGATTCCGGGAGTCGTTGACCGGGCCGATCTCGCGGGGCGACCTCGGGACCGTCCGGCGCCAGATCGAGGCGGTCGACCGCCACGCGCCGGACGCATCGGAAGCCTTCCGGGTTCTGACCAGGCTGACCGCCCAGCTGGCCGGGAGGGTCGAGGTGGAGGAGATACTCCAGGTGACCGCCCGCCCGCCGGGAGGATCTCGTTCGCCGGGTCCGGTCATCGAGGGAGGGGGGTCGCCCTGA
- the panC gene encoding pantoate--beta-alanine ligase, whose translation MAEARAQAGGLVGLVPTMGFLHEGHLSLMERAVAECDQTMATLYVNPLQFEDPADLARYPSDPDRDLTLAEACGVDLMVVPGPEEMFPSRPLTGVTVAGIGERLEGEFRPGHMDGVATVVTRLLAGLQPHRAYFGRKDAQQLALIARLVQDLGFPVEVVGCPLVREVDGLALSSRNVLLGARRAEALALSIGLMLAADRFDRGERRATVLEAAVRSAVPEDALEYARLCEAATMTPATIAEGETVLVAAARFGPVRIIDNVHLVADRHGASADRGVRLGRPSLLYGSEGTMTAREQAMEPPGGAA comes from the coding sequence ATGGCGGAGGCCAGGGCGCAGGCCGGCGGCTTGGTGGGACTCGTGCCGACCATGGGCTTCCTCCACGAGGGCCACCTCTCGCTGATGGAGCGCGCGGTGGCCGAGTGCGATCAGACGATGGCCACGCTCTACGTGAACCCCTTGCAGTTCGAAGACCCCGCCGACCTGGCCCGCTACCCGAGCGATCCGGACCGCGACCTGACGCTCGCCGAGGCATGCGGCGTGGACCTGATGGTCGTGCCCGGCCCGGAGGAGATGTTTCCGAGCAGGCCCCTGACCGGAGTGACGGTGGCCGGTATCGGGGAGCGGCTGGAAGGGGAGTTCCGTCCCGGCCACATGGACGGGGTGGCCACCGTGGTGACCAGGTTGCTGGCGGGCCTGCAGCCCCACCGGGCCTACTTCGGGCGGAAGGACGCCCAGCAGCTCGCGTTGATCGCCCGCCTCGTCCAGGACCTGGGTTTCCCGGTCGAAGTGGTGGGCTGCCCGCTCGTGAGGGAGGTCGACGGCCTGGCCTTGTCGTCGCGCAACGTCCTGCTGGGAGCGCGCCGAGCCGAGGCTCTGGCCCTGTCGATCGGGCTGATGCTGGCGGCCGACCGGTTCGACCGGGGTGAGCGGAGAGCTACCGTGTTGGAGGCGGCCGTGCGGAGCGCGGTTCCCGAGGATGCATTGGAGTACGCCCGTCTGTGCGAGGCCGCCACGATGACCCCGGCGACCATCGCCGAGGGCGAGACGGTTCTGGTGGCGGCTGCGCGCTTCGGGCCGGTCCGGATCATCGATAACGTTCATCTGGTCGCCGACCGTCATGGCGCGTCGGCGGACCGCGGAGTCAGGCTGGGACGGCCCAGCCTCCTTTACGGATCGGAGGGAACCATGACCGCGCGTGAACAGGCCATGGAGCCACCGGGCGGGGCGGCCTGA
- a CDS encoding type III pantothenate kinase, which yields MFLAIDIGNTQTVIGLFDGSEIVARWRLSSGRERTEDEFTILLRGLLGPTGYRAADFDGAAMSSVVPPVATALRSSLEKLVGSRVLVVGPGVRTGMAIKIDNPREVGADRVVNSVAARERYGAPSVVVDFGTATTFDVVDADGAYIGGAIAPGLEVSMDALVSATAALRRVDLVEPRSVVGRGTVEAIQSGLLYGYAGLVDGILARILEEAEGRGGGPVATVATGGIASVIVPLSQLVSTVDPTLTLEGLRLVWERNL from the coding sequence ATGTTCCTGGCAATCGACATCGGCAACACCCAGACGGTGATCGGTCTGTTCGACGGTTCCGAGATTGTCGCCCGTTGGCGCCTCTCGAGCGGTCGGGAACGGACCGAGGACGAGTTCACGATCCTGTTGCGGGGCTTGCTGGGCCCGACCGGCTATCGCGCCGCCGACTTCGATGGGGCGGCCATGTCTTCGGTGGTTCCGCCGGTGGCAACCGCCCTGCGCTCGTCGCTGGAGAAGCTGGTCGGGTCGCGGGTTCTGGTGGTGGGGCCGGGGGTGCGGACCGGTATGGCCATCAAGATCGACAATCCCCGGGAGGTAGGGGCCGACCGGGTGGTCAACTCCGTGGCGGCGCGGGAGCGCTACGGCGCTCCCTCAGTGGTGGTGGACTTCGGTACCGCCACGACGTTCGACGTGGTGGATGCGGACGGCGCCTACATCGGCGGCGCAATCGCTCCCGGGCTCGAAGTCTCGATGGACGCGCTGGTGTCGGCCACGGCCGCCCTGCGGCGGGTGGACCTGGTGGAGCCCCGGTCCGTGGTGGGTCGTGGCACCGTGGAAGCCATCCAGAGCGGGCTGCTCTACGGCTACGCCGGCCTGGTCGACGGAATCCTGGCCCGGATCCTCGAAGAGGCGGAGGGGAGAGGCGGGGGGCCGGTGGCGACGGTTGCCACCGGCGGGATCGCCTCGGTAATAGTCCCGCTGTCGCAGTTGGTGAGCACCGTCGACCCCACCCTGACCCTTGAAGGCCTCAGGCTCGTATGGGAGCGCAATCTCTAG